GATCTCCTGCCCGGAGACGTTCGGCATCTCCTTATCGGGAATCAGCGCGGCGAACGCCAGCCGTCCGATCTCGTCCCGGGGAATGTGAACCGTCGTCAGCGGCGGCTCGCAGAATTCCGCCAGACGGATATTGTCGAAGCCCGTCACGGAAACATCCTCCGGCACGCGCAGCCCCTTCTCCCGCAGAGCCCGGAGCACGCCCACCGCCATGATGTCGTTCACGCAGATGAACGCCGTTGGCGCGAACCCGCCGGCCAGAATCCGCAACGCCGCCATCCTTCCGCCTTCGAATCCATCCCGGTCCGCCTCCGTGCGCCACTCCACCGCGGGAGCGAATTTCTTCACGCTCGCCAGAAAGGCCGTTTCGCGCTCGCTCGTCGGTCCCAGCGTCGAGTGGTGGCCCACGAACGCGAACCGGCAATGCCCGAGATCATGCAGATATTCCACCAGCCGCTCGATGCCGCGCCGGTAATTCACGCGGATGTTGGTCATCCGCTCCTGCGGTTTGCCCACGTCGTAGAACACGCACGGCGTTTTGGAAGCCTGCAGTTCCTTCATCAGGGCGGGATCCATCTCCGACACCACCACCGCCAGCCCCGCCACGCGGCGCCCGATCATCAGCCGCACGCTCCGCACCAGACGTTCCGGATCGTAGTCCGTGTGCGCCACCACGACTTCGTAGCCGTGCTGCCGCGCCTGCGCCTCCAGCGACCGGAACACGTCGAAGAAGAATGGATTCTCCAGATTCGACGCGATCATGCCGATCGTGTTGCTGCGCCCCCCGGCCAGGGTTCGCGCGTGCAGATTGGGCTGATAATTCAGCTCGGCGATGGCCTTCAGCACTTTTGCCCGCGTCGCCGGGCGCACGATGTCTAGATTGTTCAGAACACGGGAAACCGTTGCAGTGGAAACGCCCGCGCGTTTGGCAACTTCCTCAAGACTCATGGCTGTTGAGATCTTACATCTTACTTCGCGGTTTGCAAGGGCAGGAGAGGGTTAGCATGAGAAGCGTGCGCAGGCGCGAATTTCTCGCCGCTCTCCTGGCGCCCGCCGCCCCCGCGGCCTTCGCCATCGACTCCCACGTCCACTTCTACGACCCCGCCCGCCCGCAGGGCGTCCCCTGGCCGCCCGCCGAGGACCGCCTTCTGTACCGCACGGTGATGCCCGCGGAACTGCGGGACCTCGCCCGCCCCTGCGGTGTCGCCGGCGTCATCGTCATCGAGGCCAGCCCGTGGCTCGAGGACAATCAGTGGCTGCTCGACCTCGCCGCCCGCGAGCCCTTCATCCTCGCCGTCGTCGGACGCCTCGACCCTGCTGATTCGGACTTTCCCGGCCATCTGCGCCGCTTCGCCGCCAATCCGCTCTTCCGCGGCATCCGCCTCGGCCACGCGGCGCTGTCGTCTCCGCGTATTCCCTCCGCGCTGCGGCTCCTCGATCGGCTGGGTCTTTCCCTGGACCTGCTCGGCGGCACGGACATGCTCGACCACGCCGAGTACCTCGCCCGCCAGTTCCCGCGGCTGCGGATCATCATCGATCACATGCCTTTCGACGAGCCTTTGCCGCGCGAACTCCGCCTCCGCCTGCGCGCACGCCGCAACCTGTATTGCAAGATCTCCCACCTCCCGCGACGCCGCGGCGATGAACCCATCCTCGACCCAGCCTTCTACAAGCCGCTGCTGGATCCGCTCATCGACACCTTCGGCGAAACGCGCGTCGTGTTCGGCAGCAACTGGCCCGTCTCAGACCGCGTGGCGCCGTACGGCGCGGCTTTCGAAATTCTTGTCCCGTATTTCCGCAACCTCGGCGATGCCGCGTCTGGGCGCTTCTTCTACAGGAACGCGGAAAGCTTCTACCGCCCGCCGCGGCGAGCGCAGCCGTCTGTTTCCATCACGGCGTGACAGTCAGCGTCACGCTCTTCAGGTCCTGCGAGTTCGGTCCAACCATGACCGTGAACGTGCCCGGCTCCACCACGCGCCGCATCTGCTCGTTGATCAGCGACAGCTCCGCGGGCGTGATGCGGAAACGCACTGTCTTCGATTCGCCGGCTTTCAGGTGAATGCGCTGGAACCCCTTCAGCTCCTTGATCGGCCGCGTCACGCTGCTCACATCGTCGCGGATGTAAAGCTGCACCACTTCATCGCCATCCCGCGGCCCCGTGTTGCGCACTTCGACTTCCACTTCCGTCTCTCCCGCGGGCGCGATCGTGGCGCGGCTCAGCTTCGGCGCGGAATACTCGAACCGCGTGTAGCTCAGGCCCCAGCCGAACGGAAACAGCGGCTCCTTCGAGGAGAACAGATAGCCCCGCCTCCCGCTCGGCCGCTGATAGTAATAGATCGGCAGCTGCCCTACGTTGCGGGCGACCGTCACAGGCAGCCGGGCGGCGGGATTGTAGTCCCCGAACAGCACGTCCGCCACGGCGCGTCCCGTCTCCTGCCCCAGATACCAGCCGTTGAGGATCGCGGGCACATTCTGCGCGATCCACTCGATCGCGTAGGGGCGCCCGCCCAGCAGCACGACCACCACCGGCTTGCCCAGCGCCATGATCTTCTGCGCGAGTTCGTTCTGCCGGCCCACCAGCTCGATCGTGTCCATGTCGCCCAGATGCGTCGGAGCCCAGGCTTCGCGCGACACCTCTTCATTGCCTCCCAGCACCAGCACTACCGCGTCCGCGCCCCGCGCCGTCTCGACGGCCTGCGCCAGGCGTTTCGCATCCTCCGCCGGATCGGGCAGCTTCACTTCGTCCTTGTACCAGCTCCCTCCCGGCTCCGTAATCCGGCAGCCTTCCGCATGCACGACTTTCACGCGCGAACCCACCTTCT
This DNA window, taken from Bryobacteraceae bacterium, encodes the following:
- a CDS encoding LacI family transcriptional regulator, yielding MSLEEVAKRAGVSTATVSRVLNNLDIVRPATRAKVLKAIAELNYQPNLHARTLAGGRSNTIGMIASNLENPFFFDVFRSLEAQARQHGYEVVVAHTDYDPERLVRSVRLMIGRRVAGLAVVVSEMDPALMKELQASKTPCVFYDVGKPQERMTNIRVNYRRGIERLVEYLHDLGHCRFAFVGHHSTLGPTSERETAFLASVKKFAPAVEWRTEADRDGFEGGRMAALRILAGGFAPTAFICVNDIMAVGVLRALREKGLRVPEDVSVTGFDNIRLAEFCEPPLTTVHIPRDEIGRLAFAALIPDKEMPNVSGQEIVIEPEVVLRASTAKTKR
- a CDS encoding amidohydrolase; this encodes MRSVRRREFLAALLAPAAPAAFAIDSHVHFYDPARPQGVPWPPAEDRLLYRTVMPAELRDLARPCGVAGVIVIEASPWLEDNQWLLDLAAREPFILAVVGRLDPADSDFPGHLRRFAANPLFRGIRLGHAALSSPRIPSALRLLDRLGLSLDLLGGTDMLDHAEYLARQFPRLRIIIDHMPFDEPLPRELRLRLRARRNLYCKISHLPRRRGDEPILDPAFYKPLLDPLIDTFGETRVVFGSNWPVSDRVAPYGAAFEILVPYFRNLGDAASGRFFYRNAESFYRPPRRAQPSVSITA